Genomic DNA from Haloplanus sp. HW8-1:
ACGAGGCGCTCTTCTACCTCGACGCCCCGGTCAAGCGCGTCGGGGCCCCGTTCACGCCCGTCCCGTTCGCGGAGAACCTCGAACAGGAGTACCTCCCCGACGAGGAGGACGTGGAGACGGCCGTCGTCGAAGCACTCGAGGTGTAGCCCGATGCAGAAACTCACGCTCCCGAAAAGTGGGCAGTCGATGACGGAAGGGACGCTCCTCGAGTGGCACGCCGACGTCGGCGACCCGGTCTCGGAGGGCGACCCCGTCCTCGATTTCGAGACCGACAAGATGGTCAGCGAAATCGTCGCCAACCAGGACGGCGTGCTCCTCGAAAGGGAGGTCGAGGCCGGCGAGACGATCCCAGTCGGAACGGTGCTCGGGTACGTCGGATCGGAGGGGGAGACGCCTTCCGACGGCGACGCCACCGAAGCAGACGCGACCGACGCCGGCGCCGACGAGAGTGACGGATCGGCAGCCGACGCGGGGACACCCGCGGAGCCGACCCCCGAACCGACGCCGGAGATGGCGGCGCTGTCGACCGACGAACCGGCGGCCGAGACGCCGGAGGGCGTCGTCCGAGCCACGCCCACCGCGCGCCGTGAGGCGAGGGAGGCGGGCGTCGAGATCGACGCCGTGGCGGCCGCGTTCGACACGAATCAGGTCACGCCCTCACACGTCGAGCAGCATCTCCGACGTGGATCCGCGAACGACCCGACGACACGCCCCGACACGGACCGGACGGACGAGGACATCCTCGGATCGCCCTGGGCGCGCGTCGTCGCGAGCGAGAACGACGTCACGGTCCAGCGCGTCGGCGAGTATCTCGGCAAGGATCGTATCCGCGAGCGGGACGTCCGGAAGTTCCTCGATGCGTCCGTGGCGACGGAGGAGGCGTCCGCGGAGGCCGCCGACCCGTCCGCCTCGACGACCGAATCGCCGACTGAGGCGGAGGTGGAGGCGGAGACTGCCCCGTCGGTGCGAGAGGAGATCCAGATCACCGGCGGCGAGAAAGTCATGCTCGATCAGATGAGCCACGTGGCCCAGAACTACGCGAGCACGACCACCGCCGCCCGCGTGGACGTCACCGACCTCCTCGATCTGTACGGGTCGCTCAAGCCGACCTGGGTCGAAGAGCAGGGTGATTCGCTGTCGTTGACCGCCTTCGTCGCCCGTGCGGTCGCCCAGGCTCTCCCCGACTACGCCCGCCTCAACGCGGAGTACCTCGAAGACGAGAACGCACTCCGTACGTACGACGACGTGAACCTCGGCATCGCGGTCAACAGCGACGACGGACTCATCGTCCCGACCATCCGTCACGCGGACCGACAGTCGG
This window encodes:
- a CDS encoding dihydrolipoamide acetyltransferase family protein; the protein is MQKLTLPKSGQSMTEGTLLEWHADVGDPVSEGDPVLDFETDKMVSEIVANQDGVLLEREVEAGETIPVGTVLGYVGSEGETPSDGDATEADATDAGADESDGSAADAGTPAEPTPEPTPEMAALSTDEPAAETPEGVVRATPTARREAREAGVEIDAVAAAFDTNQVTPSHVEQHLRRGSANDPTTRPDTDRTDEDILGSPWARVVASENDVTVQRVGEYLGKDRIRERDVRKFLDASVATEEASAEAADPSASTTESPTEAEVEAETAPSVREEIQITGGEKVMLDQMSHVAQNYASTTTAARVDVTDLLDLYGSLKPTWVEEQGDSLSLTAFVARAVAQALPDYARLNAEYLEDENALRTYDDVNLGIAVNSDDGLIVPTIRHADRQSVRELSRSIETVAEKVEERQLSPEDLEGATFSISNAGSLGAYINTPQINPPQTAILGVCKIFDDAGVVDGEVVPRKRMHLCLTYDHRVIEGATAVEFLQTVKSRLESPSSLLS